A single genomic interval of Pyrus communis chromosome 7, drPyrComm1.1, whole genome shotgun sequence harbors:
- the LOC137740816 gene encoding amino acid transporter AVT1I-like, producing the protein MDADSSEKSSSLSLPLILGEEQHEQAGSKVEEKLESSFHHQTTATTSFLKTCFNGLNALSGVGILSVPYALASGGWLSLIFLFLIAASAFYSGLLIQRCMDVDSDIRTYPDIGERAFGKKGRILLSIVMNVELYFVATGFLILEGDNLHNLFPGVELEVAGLRIGGEQCFIIVVALIILPTVWLDSLSLLSYVSASGVLASAIILGSILWTGAFEGIGFHQEGTPLKWNGIPTAVSLYAFCYCAHPVFPTLYTSMKNKRQFSNVLLLCFILCTICYASMAVFGYLMFGSTVQSQITLNLPTHKISSKIAIYTTLVNPISKYALMVTPVVNAAKKMFPSHFNKRLIGMLASTTLVISTVVVALAIPFFACLMSLVGAFLSVTASIILPCFCYLKISGIYRRLGCEMLIIGLILVLSAAVVVFGTYTSLGEIIAHL; encoded by the exons atggATGCTGATTCTTCAGAAAAGTCATCATCCTTGAGCTTGCCTCTAATCCTTGGTGAGGAGCAACATGAGCAAGCTGGAAGCAAGGTAGAAGAAAAACTAGAGTCGAGCTTTCATCACCAAACTACAGCCACAACCTCCTTCCTCAAAACCTGTTTTAATGGACTCAATGCACTCTCAG gAGTAGGGATACTGTCAGTTCCTTATGCACTAGCATCAGGAGGATGGCTAAGCTTGATCTTCCTTTTCTTAATCGCGGCTTCAGCCTTCTACTCGGGCTTGTTAATCCAGAGATGCATGGATGTGGATTCTGATATCAGAACTTATCCGGACATAGGTGAGCGCGCATTCGGGAAGAAGGGAAGAATTCTGCTGTCGATTGTCATGAATGTAGAACTCTACTTCGTTGCAACAGGGTTCCTAATTTTGGAAGGAGATAACTTACACAACTTATTTCCCGGCGTGGAATTAGAAGTGGCTGGATTAAGAATTGGCGGAGAACAGTGCTTCATAATTGTTGTTGCCCTCATTATTCTGCCAACAGTTTGGTTAGATAGCCTGAGCCTTCTTTCTTATGTGTCTGCAAGTGGAGTTTTAGCATCTGCCATCATCCTCGGTTCGATTTTGTGGACTGGTGCATTTGAAGGAATCGGATTTCATCAAGAGGGCACACCACTGAAGTGGAATGGAATCCCTACCGCTGTTAGCTTGTATGCCTTTTGTTACTGCGCACATCCGGTGTTCCCTACCCTCTACACTTCTATGAAAAACAAACGTCAGTTCTCCAAT GTTCTTCTCCTATGCTTCATCTTGTGCACCATCTGTTATGCATCAATGGCAGTTTTCGGGTACCTAATGTTTGGATCAACGGTTCAATCACAGATAACATTAAATCTCCCAACTCATAAAATTAGCTCAAAAATCGCGATATACACCACGCTGGTCAATCCGATATCCAAATATGCTTTGATGGTTACACCAGTTGTAAATGCTGCAAAGAAGATGTTTCCGAGTCACTTCAACAAAAGACTCATCGGCATGTTAGCCAGCACCACCCTGGTGATCAGCACCGTTGTAGTAGCTTTGGCTATACCATTTTTCGCTTGTCTCATGTCACTTGTCGGAGCTTTTCTGAGTGTAACAGCATCGATTATATTGCCGTGCTTTTGCTACCTTAAAATTTCAGGTATTTATCGACGCCTCGGATGTGAGATGTTGATTATAGGGCTTATATTAGTACTGAGTGCTGCAGTTGTTGTATTTGGCACTTACACATCTCTAGGAGAAATAATAGCGCACTTGTAA
- the LOC137741087 gene encoding pentatricopeptide repeat-containing protein At2g36730-like translates to MVRLPNPTANNCNSNFGSKKEQCLHLLSRCSTFKHLSQIHAQIQVSGFQNDHFLLTQLIRFCALSPAKNFAYARTLLDHSESSPPSSWNFLIRGCASSDSLREAIWVFRAMLARGVRPNQLTFPFLIKSCASAAALKEGRQVHVGVVKCGLDCDVYVQNNLVHFYGECKKINDARKVFDEMSERSVVSWNAVITACVENFWLDEGIEYFVKMRGCGFEPDETTMVVVLNASSELGNLSIGRWVHSQLIERGLALNCQLGTALVDMYAKSGNLGYARIVFNKMEVRNVWTWSAMILGLAQHGFAKEALEIFLKMLSSSVRPNYVTFLGVLCACSHAGLVEDGYRYFNDMEHVHGIKPMMVHYGAMVDILGRAGRLNEAYSFLRSMPLDPGPIVWRTLLSACTTHSAEDNEGVGNKVREKLLELEPKRGGNLVMVANMYAEVGMWEKAANLRKVMKERRMKKMAGESCIELGGSVHKFFSGYDSQAGYETIYQLLDVLSLHMKLVNM, encoded by the coding sequence ATGGTTCGGCTTCCAAACCCAACCGCCAACAACTGTAATtcaaactttggctccaagaAGGAGCAATGTCTCCATCTCCTCAGCCGGTGCTCCACCTTCAAACACCTCTCTCAGATCCACGCCCAAATCCAAGTCTCTGGCTTTCAAAACGACCACTTTCTCCTCACCCAACTcatccgcttctgcgccttgtCTCCCGCCAAAAACTTCGCCTACGCCCGAACCCTCCTCGATCACTCTGAGTCTTCGCCGCCGTCTTCATGGAACTTCCTCATCCGTGGCTGCGCCTCCAGCGACTCGCTCCGAGAGGCCATCTGGGTCTTTCGGGCGATGCTCGCCCGCGGCGTTCGACCCAACCAGCTCACCTTCCCTTTCCTGATCAAGTCCTGCGCTTCGGCCGCCGCGCTGAAAGAAGGGAGGCAAGTGCATGTGGGAGTCGTGAAGTGTGGGTTGGACTGTGATGTTTATGTTCAGAACAATCTGGTTCATTTTTATGGGGAGTGTAAGAAGATTAACGATGCGCGGAAAGTGTTCGATGAAATGTCTGAGAGAAGTGTTGTTTCCTGGAATGCAGTTATAACCGCTTGCGTTGAGAATTTTTGGTTGGATGAGGGAATTGAGTACTTTGTGAAGATGCGGGGTTGTGGGTTTGAGCCGGACGAGACTACAATGGTGGTCGTGTTGAATGCATCCTCGGAGCTGGGGAACTTGAGCATTGGGAGATGGGTTCATTCCCAATTGATTGAAAGAGGGTTGGCTTTGAATTGCCAGTTGGGTACTGCACTCGTGGACATGTATGCAAAGTCTGGGAATTTGGGTTATGCTAGGATAGTTTTCAATAAGATGGAGGTGCGGAATGTGTGGACGTGGAGTGCCATGATTCTAGGGTTAGCACAGCATGGGTTTGCCAAGGAAGCCCTTGAAATTTTCCTGAAGATGCTGAGCTCATCAGTACGCCCAAATTACGTCACCTTTCTTGGGGTTCTCTGTGCTTGTAGCCATGCCGGACTGGTAGAAGATGGCTACCGATACTTCAATGATATGGAACACGTACATGGGATTAAACCCATGATGGTACACTATGGTGCTATGGTGGATATCTTAGGTCGTGCTGGCCGTCTCAATGAGGCCTACAGCTTCTTGAGGAGCATGCCTCTGGACCCCGGTCCCATTGTATGGAGGACATTGCTTAGTGCATGCACTACTCATAGTGCTGAGGACAATGAAGGGGTAGGAAACAAAGTAAGAGAGAAGCTGCTTGAATTAGAGCCGAAGAGGGGTGGGAATCTTGTGATGGTCGCAAACATGTATGCTGAAGTTGGGATGTGGGAGAAAGCCGCAAATTTAAGGAAGGTTATGAAAGAAAGACGGATGAAGAAGATGGCGGGGGAGAGTTGCATTGAGTTAGGCGGGTCTGTCCATAAGTTCTTTTCCGGCTATGATTCCCAAGCTGGTTACGAGACTATCTACCAGTTACTAGATGTATTGAGCTTGCACATGAAGTTAGTTAACATGTAA
- the LOC137738703 gene encoding ATP-dependent zinc metalloprotease FTSH 6, chloroplastic: protein MSPALSLSLSLSLYPLCKSQDISKDTHLTKNPNKQNPCQKTPSNFKFTRRSLLNSTSLGLALTGAAGSLSVSNPAKAEPEPESPAASTSSRMSYSRFLEYLDQDAVKKVDLFENGTVAIAEIFNPVLEKVQRVKIQLPGLPPELLRKMREKNVDFAAHPMEVNWLPAVLDLLGNFAFPLILLGTLLLRSSSSNVPGGPNLPFGLGRSTAKFQMEPNTGVTFDDVAGVDEAKQDFQEIVEFLKTPEKFSAVGARIPKGVLLVGPPGTGKTLLAKAIAGEAGVPFFSLSGSEFIEMFVGVGASRVRDLFNKAKANSPCLVFIDEIDAVGRQRGTGIGGGNDEREQTLNQLLTEMDGFSGNSGVIVIAATNRPEILDSALLRAGRFDRQVSVGLPDIRGREEILKVHSSNKRLDKDVSLNVIAMRTPGFSGADLANLMNEAAILAGRRGKNQITMKEIDDSIDRIVAGMEGTKMTDGKSQVLVAYHEVGHAICATLTPGHDPVQKVSLIPRGQARGLTWFIPGEDPTLVSKQQLFARIVGGLGGRAAEEVIFGEPEITTGAAGDLQQITQIARQMVTTFGMSEIGPWALTDPATQNSDVVLRMLARNSMSEKLAEDIDLSVRRIIESAYEMAKKHVRNNREAIDKLVEVLLEKEILTGDEFRAILSEFTDTSVAKLDRKSVREMIEA, encoded by the exons ATGTCACctgctctctccctctccctctccctctccctctatcCACTCTGCAAATCCCAGGACATTTCAAAGGACACCCACCTCACAAAAAACCCTAACAAGCAAAACCCATGTCAGAAAACTCCCTCAAACTTCAAATTTACCAGAAGGTCGCTGTTAAATTCCACGTCACTGGGACTAGCCCTAACAGGAGCTGCAGGATCCCTCTCTGTTTCTAACCCTGCAAAAGCAGAGCCAGAGCCAGAGAGCCCGGCTGCGTCGACTTCGAGCAGAATGTCATACTCCAGGTTCTTGGAATACTTGGACCAAGACGCTGTGAAGAAGGTGGACTTGTTTGAGAACGGCACCGTCGCGATCGCCGAGATTTTTAACCCGGTGTTGGAAAAAGTCCAGAGGGTTAAGATTCAGTTGCCTGGACTGCCACCGGAGCTGCTgaggaaaatgagagagaagaaCGTAGATTTTGCAGCTCATCCAATGGAGGTTAATTGGTTGCCAGCAGTGCTGGATTTGTTGGGAAATTTTGCTTTTCCTTTGATCCTGCTCGGGACATTGCTGTTGAGGAGTAGTTCTTCAAACGTGCCAGGAGGCCCCAACTTGCCTTTTGGACTTGGAAG GAGCACAgccaaatttcagatggagcCCAATACAGGGGTGACATTTGATGATGTGGCCGGAGTCGATGAAGCAAAGCAAGATTTCCAAGAGATTGTTGAATTCCTGAAAACCCCAGAAAAGTTTTCTGCAGTTGGAGCAAGAATTCCCAAAGGGGTTCTTCTCGTGGGGCCGCCGGGGACCGGAAAGACACTGCTGGCCAAGGCCATTGCAGGTGAAGCGGGGGTACCTTTCTTCTCTCTGTCAGGGTCAGAGTTCATTGAGATGTTTGTGGGAGTAGGAGCTTCTAGGGTTAGAGATTTGTTCAACAAGGCGAAGGCGAATTCTCCGTGCCTGGTTTTCATTGACGAGATAGATGCTGTGGGGAGGCAGAGAGGCACAGGAATCGGCGGCGGAAATGATGAGAGGGAGCAAACCCTGAATCAGCTGCTCACTGAAATGGATGGGTTTAGTGGGAACAGTGGAGTGATTGTCATCGCCGCCACAAACCGCCCTGAAATTCTTGATTCTGCTTTGCTTAGGGCTGGCAGATTCGACAGGCAG GTTAGCGTTGGATTACCGGATATAAGGGGAAGAGAAGAGATACTAAAGGTTCACAGCAGCAATAAGAGGCTTGATAAGGATGTTTCTCTGAATGTTATTGCCATGAGAACTCCTGGATTTAGTGGTGCAGACCTTGCAAACCTCATGAATGAAGCTGCCATTCTTGCTGGTAGGAGAGGCAAAAATCAGATAACAATGAAGGAAATCGATGACTCGATTGATCGAATTGTGGCGGGGATGGAAGGCACAAAAATGACAGATGGGAAGAGCCAAGTTCTTGTGGCTTACCATGAAGTTGGCCACGCTATTTGTGC GACACTGACTCCAGGCCATGATCCGGTGCAGAAGGTCTCTTTGATTCCGCGAGGCCAAGCACGCGGTTTGACATGGTTCATACCAGGCGAAGATCCTACTCTTGTTTCTAAGCAACAACTATTTGCTAGAATAGTTGGAGGTCTAGGAGGTAGGGCAGCTGAGGAGGTGATTTTTGGGGAACCAGAAATAACAACTGGTGCAGCAGGAGACTTGCAACAAATCACACAGATAGCAAGACAG ATGGTGACAACGTTTGGGATGTCGGAGATTGGACCCTGGGCGCTGACAGATCCGGCAACACAAAACAGCGATGTCGTGCTAAGGATGCTGGCAAGAAACAGCATGTCTGAGAAGCTGGCGGAGGACATTGATTTGTCAGTGAGACGGATAATTGAAAGTGCATATGAGATGGCTAAGAAGCATGTGCGGAACAACAGGGAGGCCATCGATAAGTTAGtagaagtgcttttggaaaaggAGATTCTCACAGGAGATGAATTCAGAGCAATTCTGTCTGAATTCACAGATACTTCTGTGGCAAAGTTGGATAGGAAATCAGTAAGGGAGATGATTGAAGCCTAG
- the LOC137738834 gene encoding protein DMP8-like has product MDQKSDGVGIKIYNNAVYGDPHDDESAKSPPKPPPPSSSSHPLPLLRLNPDHLHGRKRRAVAKGVQKTLSKTSLLANFLPTGTLLTFEMVLPAIYRTGECTGVTTMMTLVLLGMCTLSCFFFHFTDSFRGPDGKLYYGFVTQKGLAVFKPGLGVEVPKEERYKLGLSDFVHAIMSVMVFVAIAFSDRRVTDCLFPGHEKDMDEVMESFPLMVGIVCSGLFLVFPSTRYGIGCMAA; this is encoded by the coding sequence ATGGACCAAAAAAGCGATGGAGTTGGAATCAAAATCTACAACAATGCAGTCTACGGGGACCCACACGACGACGAGTCCGCCAAGTCACCACCAAAGCCGCCGccaccttcttcttcatctCACCCTCTGCCTTTGCTCCGACTGAACCCGGACCACTTACACGGCCGCAAACGCCGTGCCGTTGCGAAAGGGGTCCAGAAAACTCTATCTAAGACCTCATTGCTGGCCAACTTTCTCCCCACCGGCACTCTCTTAACCTTTGAAATGGTGCTCCCCGCTATCTACAGAACCGGAGAGTGCACGGGCGTCACCACTATGATGACACTCGTGCTCCTTGGCATGTGCACCCTCTCatgcttcttcttccacttcacGGACAGTTTCCGTGGGCCTGACGGGAAGTTGTACTACGGATTCGTGACGCAGAAAGGACTAGCGGTATTTAAACCGGGCCTGGGGGTGGAGGTGCCGAAGGAGGAGAGGTACAAATTGGGGCTGTCAGACTTCGTTCACGCCATTATGTCTGTCATGGTGTTTGTGGCGATCGCGTTTTCGGACCGGCGCGTGACGGACTGTTTGTTTCCGGGGCACGAGAAGGATATGGATGAAGTTATGGAGAGTTTCCCGTTGATGGTGGGGATCGTGTGCAGTGGCTTGTTTCTTGTGTTTCCGAGTACTCGCTACGGGATTGGCTGCATGGCTGCGTGA